From the Oxobacter pfennigii genome, one window contains:
- a CDS encoding uroporphyrinogen decarboxylase family protein has translation MNVKELREYRTKLITDVYSGVIPERFPVMDGLGIEYMIQYAGKDLMTTQYSYTKELLTEVFEKAMELLRGDVFPMAFARNPIAMMFQQSRVNVMGSNGFIQHPETSNMDPEDYDEFIKNPYDFIVEKVSLRQNPGFDTDPITRSINFAKTLLATMDQGKVFSEVSDAMAEKYGFFTTPPGVNGMQAVPFDFLADFQRGFTKIPLDIKRQPEKVLEALEALVPYCIWRGLNPVTSILGNNMIMTHMATFLNTKDFEKFYWPTFLKICHICAERGQAMQIFAEHDWTRFIDHMADLPQGTRLWMEYGDAQKFKDKLGKKMILSGFYPLTLLKNGTKEQCIDKAKELIDILAPGGNFIWRFDKSTLTLNDINPENYVAVMEYVLENSKYDNPGELVTTAKKEDSIVKYSHLYPEFKSKYIVPFDEFKKVYPPVDDRIEPLMRAAYDKYNNMVIPFL, from the coding sequence ATGAATGTAAAAGAGTTAAGAGAATACCGTACCAAGCTTATAACGGATGTTTATTCCGGCGTAATTCCGGAAAGATTCCCCGTTATGGACGGTTTAGGCATTGAGTATATGATACAATATGCCGGCAAAGACTTGATGACAACTCAGTATTCATACACAAAGGAACTGTTGACGGAAGTTTTTGAAAAAGCGATGGAATTGCTTCGAGGCGACGTATTTCCCATGGCCTTTGCCAGAAATCCGATAGCAATGATGTTCCAGCAGTCCAGGGTAAACGTAATGGGCTCAAACGGTTTTATTCAGCATCCCGAGACTTCAAATATGGATCCCGAGGATTACGACGAATTTATAAAGAATCCTTATGATTTTATTGTTGAAAAAGTTTCCCTCCGCCAAAATCCAGGCTTCGATACCGATCCTATCACAAGAAGCATTAACTTCGCCAAAACCTTACTTGCCACCATGGACCAGGGCAAAGTATTTTCAGAAGTAAGCGATGCCATGGCTGAAAAATACGGCTTCTTCACAACACCTCCGGGGGTAAACGGAATGCAGGCAGTACCCTTTGACTTCTTGGCGGACTTCCAGCGCGGCTTTACAAAAATTCCTCTCGATATAAAGAGACAGCCGGAAAAGGTTTTGGAAGCATTGGAAGCACTGGTTCCATATTGTATCTGGAGAGGACTTAACCCTGTGACTTCAATTCTCGGAAATAACATGATAATGACTCACATGGCTACATTCTTAAATACAAAAGATTTCGAAAAATTCTATTGGCCCACATTCTTAAAGATTTGTCATATCTGTGCTGAAAGAGGCCAGGCTATGCAGATTTTTGCAGAGCATGACTGGACACGCTTTATTGATCATATGGCTGACCTTCCCCAAGGAACCCGCTTGTGGATGGAATATGGTGATGCTCAGAAATTCAAGGATAAACTGGGCAAGAAAATGATTCTTAGCGGATTCTACCCATTGACATTATTGAAAAACGGAACTAAAGAACAGTGTATCGACAAGGCTAAAGAGCTTATCGATATATTGGCGCCCGGCGGAAATTTCATATGGAGATTTGACAAGAGCACATTGACACTTAATGATATCAATCCCGAAAACTATGTTGCAGTTATGGAATATGTTCTTGAAAATTCTAAGTATGACAATCCCGGTGAGCTTGTTACTACTGCTAAAAAGGAAGATTCCATCGTTAAATATTCACATCTTTATCCTGAATTTAAATCCAAATACATCGTTCCTTTTGATGAATTTAAGAAAGTATATCCTCCTGTCGATGACAGGATTGAGCCCCTCATGCGTGCGGCT
- a CDS encoding ABC transporter ATP-binding protein — protein MKKTPLLSTNHIIAGYDQKIIIKDIDVVIPENKISVIIGANACGKSTLLKTMARLIKPVSGEVVIDGKQISTIPPKELARVLGLLPQSPVVPEGITVADLVSRGRFPYQSFFKSLGKKDYEAVEEALNIMGITELANRSVDELSGGQRQRVWIAMALAQQTDILLLDEPTTFLDITYQIEILDLLTDLNRRRGTTIVMVLHDINLSARYADYIFAVQQGKLIAKGTPKDVITADLMKQVFGLDCVVIQDPVSDSPFIVPRGKYHVTTDKM, from the coding sequence ATGAAAAAAACGCCTTTACTTTCAACCAACCATATCATTGCCGGATATGATCAAAAAATTATTATAAAAGATATTGATGTGGTAATTCCAGAAAATAAAATCAGCGTAATAATTGGAGCTAACGCCTGCGGTAAATCCACCTTGCTGAAAACCATGGCCAGGCTTATAAAACCTGTTTCGGGCGAGGTTGTTATTGACGGCAAGCAAATCAGTACTATCCCGCCTAAAGAGCTGGCCCGGGTTTTAGGTTTGCTGCCCCAGTCCCCGGTGGTCCCGGAAGGAATCACCGTTGCCGACCTGGTTTCCAGGGGACGGTTTCCTTACCAAAGCTTTTTCAAGAGCCTGGGGAAAAAGGATTATGAGGCGGTGGAAGAGGCCCTTAACATCATGGGGATCACGGAGCTTGCCAACCGCAGTGTGGATGAACTGTCGGGAGGGCAGCGGCAGAGGGTGTGGATTGCCATGGCTCTCGCCCAGCAGACGGATATTTTGCTTTTAGATGAGCCCACCACATTTTTGGACATAACCTATCAGATTGAAATTTTGGATCTTTTGACGGATTTGAACCGGAGGCGGGGCACTACCATAGTCATGGTTCTTCATGATATCAACCTGTCGGCCCGATATGCAGATTATATCTTTGCCGTTCAACAAGGAAAGTTGATTGCCAAAGGCACGCCTAAGGATGTTATTACGGCAGATTTAATGAAGCAGGTTTTCGGACTGGACTGTGTGGTGATTCAGGACCCGGTTTCTGATTCTCCTTTTATTGTGCCCAGGGGAAAATATCATGTAACAACTGACAAAATGTAA
- a CDS encoding putative ABC exporter domain-containing protein — MSSLVFLLTRSVKNSFLELLRKPAKLMLWVLVIAGIGGIFILSLFTRQNRGSFLDIVWLKGILFLFILFFIVIAIQKGLSKGDVIFDMNDVNLLFVSPVNPRLILMYGITRMAKMSFFSGFFILFQGNSLGANFGVGIDAVLLVLFGFIMAVSLLQVVSLMIYSLTNGKPARKLMVKMMAVFAFLPLSVYICVQFLRTKDPFLTLENTLRSPLTSWTPVAGWASEGVVSLISGDIGKGLLFLGLIFLSAALLILYIALSNPDYYEDVLVATETAFEKKRIISEGQINTEAASTRKVKVTKTGIGGHGANALFYKHLRESFRANWFGLWGLPSVIMILGAALFSLFLHGEAGGIIILLQILMWMQIFQIGTGRGLKELYIHYIYMIPESSFRKIVWSNVEIAFKVLVESLFIFFISGLIMSESILMIVEAIAVYTLFSFLLLGINYLSLRWTGADISAGVLIVIYIIAVAVIMLPGLIAAIVIGSIFGETGVLLGCVILALWELFAALGCFAFSKGVLHRFDMPVMRTGKQ, encoded by the coding sequence ATGAGCAGTCTTGTTTTCCTTCTGACAAGGAGTGTAAAAAATAGCTTTCTGGAGCTTTTGCGAAAACCGGCGAAACTGATGTTGTGGGTGCTTGTGATTGCAGGCATTGGAGGAATTTTTATCCTTTCGCTGTTTACGCGCCAGAATAGGGGCAGCTTCCTTGATATCGTCTGGCTCAAGGGTATTCTTTTCCTGTTCATTTTATTTTTTATAGTCATCGCCATACAAAAGGGCCTGTCAAAGGGCGACGTGATTTTTGATATGAATGATGTCAATTTACTGTTTGTTTCCCCTGTCAATCCGCGTTTGATTTTGATGTATGGAATCACCCGAATGGCAAAGATGTCGTTTTTCTCGGGCTTTTTTATCCTGTTTCAAGGCAATTCCCTTGGTGCAAATTTTGGCGTGGGTATTGACGCAGTGCTGCTGGTACTGTTCGGTTTTATTATGGCTGTCAGCCTGCTTCAGGTTGTGTCGCTTATGATATACAGTCTGACAAACGGAAAGCCTGCACGCAAGCTCATGGTTAAGATGATGGCCGTCTTTGCCTTTCTTCCGCTGAGCGTTTATATTTGCGTGCAATTTTTAAGAACCAAGGATCCGTTTTTAACGCTTGAAAACACACTGCGTTCGCCTTTAACCTCCTGGACACCGGTGGCGGGCTGGGCGTCAGAGGGTGTCGTTTCGTTGATTTCCGGCGATATAGGAAAGGGATTGCTGTTTTTAGGGCTGATTTTTCTTTCAGCAGCACTGCTGATCCTCTATATAGCCCTGAGCAATCCCGATTATTATGAAGACGTGCTGGTTGCCACGGAAACCGCCTTTGAGAAAAAACGCATCATATCCGAAGGGCAGATTAACACGGAAGCTGCTTCGACAAGAAAAGTGAAGGTTACAAAGACCGGTATCGGCGGTCACGGAGCAAATGCTCTTTTTTATAAGCATTTGCGGGAATCCTTTCGTGCAAACTGGTTTGGCCTTTGGGGGCTGCCGTCCGTCATCATGATATTGGGTGCGGCTTTGTTTTCCTTGTTCCTGCACGGCGAGGCCGGCGGAATTATAATTCTTCTGCAGATTCTGATGTGGATGCAAATTTTTCAGATCGGGACAGGGCGCGGCCTGAAAGAGCTTTATATACATTATATCTATATGATTCCTGAGAGTTCCTTTCGTAAAATAGTCTGGAGCAATGTTGAGATCGCCTTCAAGGTATTGGTGGAAAGCCTTTTCATTTTCTTTATTTCAGGCCTTATTATGAGCGAATCTATTCTGATGATTGTTGAGGCTATTGCGGTATACACACTTTTTTCATTTTTGCTTTTGGGTATCAACTACCTTTCGCTGCGTTGGACGGGTGCGGACATCAGCGCGGGAGTTCTGATTGTTATTTATATCATTGCAGTTGCCGTAATCATGCTGCCCGGCTTGATTGCCGCCATTGTCATCGGCAGCATCTTCGGTGAGACTGGCGTTTTGCTTGGATGCGTGATACTGGCATTATGGGAACTCTTTGCTGCGCTCGGCTGTTTTGCATTTTCAAAGGGAGTTTTGCACCGGTTCGATATGCCTGTTATGAGAACCGGAAAACAATGA
- a CDS encoding ABC transporter permease, whose product MRSYIIKRILSLIPVLLVVSMAIFLITYLTPGGPASTLLGMEATQEQINTLNESMGFNRPIYVQYFDWIIKVLQGDWGHSIFMRQPVLEAIKEHFSPTLSLAVLAQLVAIFLSVPVGIFAAYKRGSALDLTLVSISLLGIAIPGFLLGMFLMLFFGVYLKWLPVAGYAPLSKGLLEHLRYMILPAISLGTVQAALISRMTRSSMIGVLYLNYIKTARAKGLRETRVLLKHAFKNAALPILTVIGQSFGALVTGAIVTETLFNIPGLGRLIINAISRRDVFVIQGVVLFVTLLYVGVNLTVDLLYGVLDPRVKLEENKGG is encoded by the coding sequence ATGCGTTCTTATATAATAAAGAGGATATTATCCCTCATTCCCGTTTTGCTGGTGGTTTCCATGGCGATATTTCTTATTACCTATCTGACACCAGGGGGCCCCGCTTCAACTCTTCTGGGAATGGAGGCAACCCAAGAGCAAATCAATACATTAAATGAGAGTATGGGCTTTAACCGCCCGATCTATGTGCAATATTTTGATTGGATCATAAAGGTGTTACAGGGTGACTGGGGGCATTCCATTTTTATGCGTCAGCCTGTGCTGGAGGCAATCAAAGAACATTTTTCCCCAACCTTAAGTCTTGCAGTATTGGCACAGCTTGTAGCAATATTTCTTTCAGTTCCCGTTGGCATTTTTGCTGCCTATAAGAGAGGCTCCGCTCTGGATTTGACCCTGGTATCCATTTCACTTTTAGGTATTGCCATTCCGGGATTTCTGCTGGGCATGTTTTTAATGCTGTTTTTTGGGGTTTACCTTAAGTGGCTGCCGGTGGCGGGGTATGCGCCTTTAAGCAAAGGGCTCTTAGAGCATTTGAGGTATATGATACTTCCGGCTATTTCCTTGGGAACGGTACAGGCTGCACTGATAAGCCGGATGACACGTTCTTCCATGATTGGCGTACTATACTTGAACTATATAAAAACTGCCCGGGCTAAAGGGTTGAGAGAAACCCGGGTATTATTAAAGCATGCTTTTAAAAACGCCGCTTTGCCCATCCTTACCGTCATAGGGCAGTCCTTTGGTGCTCTGGTAACAGGCGCAATTGTCACCGAAACGCTTTTTAATATCCCCGGTCTTGGCCGCCTTATTATAAATGCCATATCCCGCAGGGATGTCTTTGTTATTCAAGGCGTTGTCCTATTTGTTACCCTGCTTTATGTGGGTGTTAATTTAACGGTGGATCTGTTATACGGAGTATTGGATCCCCGTGTGAAGCTGGAAGAAAATAAAGGGGGTTGA
- a CDS encoding ABC transporter ATP-binding protein: MINVLGITKKYGKFKANDNITLSVGSGELAVLLGPNGAGKSTLIKSVCGLLRFDGSVTIDGHENHTTEAKRLLGYVPEFPVLYPMLTVSEHLEFIAKAYRLDAWEGKAGELLQRFELNDKKMKLGKELSKGMQQKLSVCCALLPQPKAIIMDEPLVGLDPHGIRELKTVISELRENGCALLISTHIIGSMEENWDTTYIMVKGRIQRVCRRSDLNANQSLEDVYFAITENKSQEDEL; the protein is encoded by the coding sequence ATGATTAATGTTCTTGGCATAACGAAAAAATACGGCAAGTTTAAGGCCAACGACAACATTACACTGTCAGTGGGCAGCGGCGAGCTTGCCGTGCTTCTCGGACCAAACGGCGCGGGCAAATCAACCCTGATAAAATCTGTTTGCGGCCTCCTGCGTTTTGACGGCTCCGTTACCATCGATGGGCATGAGAACCATACGACGGAGGCGAAGCGGCTTTTGGGGTATGTGCCGGAGTTTCCCGTGCTGTACCCGATGCTGACGGTGTCGGAGCACCTTGAGTTTATTGCCAAAGCGTACCGGCTGGACGCCTGGGAGGGAAAAGCGGGGGAACTGCTCCAAAGATTTGAGCTGAATGACAAAAAAATGAAGCTGGGCAAAGAGCTTTCTAAAGGGATGCAGCAAAAGTTAAGCGTGTGCTGTGCGCTCCTTCCGCAGCCTAAGGCCATTATTATGGATGAGCCTCTTGTCGGTCTTGACCCCCATGGTATCCGCGAGCTGAAAACGGTTATTTCAGAACTGCGGGAGAACGGCTGTGCGCTGCTTATCAGCACACATATCATCGGAAGCATGGAAGAAAACTGGGATACAACCTATATTATGGTTAAGGGCCGGATCCAACGCGTCTGCCGCCGGTCGGATCTTAATGCAAACCAAAGCCTTGAGGATGTCTATTTTGCTATTACCGAAAATAAAAGTCAGGAGGATGAACTATGA
- a CDS encoding ABC transporter substrate-binding protein yields MKKNKFTYVAAAILSISMLLAACGKSPSSADTEPTPEAAEYKDELNIAITAQPPTLDAPTTSSNVAAGIAAHIFETLYTLDKDYKPAPMLAESMEISQDGLLYTFKIRQGIKFHNGKELTAEDVVASMNRWLITSSRAKVLLANAKFEQVDKYTVTLKVEQAASDIIDLLAAPAQFPAISPKEVIEAAKPEGITEYIGTGPYKLENWQQDQYIQLVRNEDYNSLESDSSGFAGKKTAATKDIYFRFVTDHSTRIAGIKTGEYDIAESIPIENYEELSTNTDVTLYSKASGTLNLFINTAKGPLANSDLRQAVLAALNNEDIMLASFSNPDLYKLNPGFMNLSQPQWAVESGKEYYNQNNPDKAKQLLTQAGYNGEPVVLVTTKDYQEMYNATLVVQDQLKKVGINAEVESYDFPVFMEHRSNPEQWDLFITSNSYQLTPPQISAVNPDWASLKKDEVTNGLNGIRFAASNEQAKAEWEKLQSFLYEYGAASVLGHYSAAQATRKTVEGFDYFHYPVYWNVKVAK; encoded by the coding sequence ATGAAAAAAAACAAATTTACTTATGTAGCCGCAGCAATTTTGAGTATATCCATGTTACTGGCGGCATGCGGCAAGAGCCCTTCATCGGCAGATACAGAGCCTACGCCTGAAGCTGCGGAATATAAGGATGAATTAAATATAGCTATTACAGCTCAGCCGCCCACACTGGATGCGCCTACGACCTCATCCAATGTTGCGGCAGGTATAGCCGCACATATTTTTGAAACTCTGTATACTCTAGACAAGGATTACAAGCCGGCTCCCATGCTGGCAGAATCTATGGAAATAAGCCAAGACGGTCTTTTATATACTTTCAAAATCCGGCAGGGCATCAAGTTCCATAACGGCAAAGAGCTGACAGCCGAGGATGTGGTGGCATCCATGAACCGCTGGCTTATTACATCTTCCCGTGCCAAGGTTCTCTTGGCAAATGCAAAGTTTGAACAGGTGGATAAATACACCGTAACCCTCAAAGTAGAGCAGGCTGCATCGGATATAATCGATCTTTTGGCTGCACCGGCGCAGTTCCCGGCTATTTCTCCGAAAGAAGTTATTGAAGCAGCCAAGCCTGAAGGCATTACGGAATATATCGGAACCGGTCCCTATAAGCTTGAAAACTGGCAACAGGATCAGTATATCCAGCTGGTCAGAAACGAAGATTACAATTCACTTGAAAGCGACTCCAGCGGATTTGCAGGTAAGAAAACCGCTGCTACTAAAGATATTTATTTCCGCTTTGTTACCGACCATTCAACCCGAATTGCCGGAATAAAGACAGGTGAATACGACATAGCTGAAAGCATTCCAATTGAAAATTACGAAGAACTCAGCACAAATACGGACGTAACATTGTATTCCAAAGCAAGCGGTACGCTAAATTTATTTATAAATACAGCAAAGGGTCCTTTGGCAAATTCTGACTTAAGGCAAGCTGTACTGGCAGCTTTGAACAACGAGGATATCATGCTGGCCAGCTTCTCAAATCCGGACTTATATAAATTGAATCCGGGATTTATGAATCTAAGTCAGCCCCAATGGGCCGTAGAAAGCGGCAAGGAGTATTACAATCAGAACAATCCTGATAAGGCAAAGCAGTTATTGACACAGGCAGGTTACAACGGAGAGCCTGTTGTATTGGTAACAACAAAGGACTATCAGGAAATGTACAATGCAACTTTGGTAGTACAGGATCAACTGAAAAAAGTGGGTATAAATGCCGAAGTTGAGAGCTATGACTTCCCTGTATTTATGGAACATAGAAGCAATCCTGAACAGTGGGATCTGTTCATTACAAGCAACAGCTACCAGCTGACACCGCCCCAAATTTCTGCAGTTAACCCGGATTGGGCCAGTTTAAAGAAAGATGAGGTTACTAACGGTTTAAATGGTATTCGTTTTGCAGCAAGCAATGAACAAGCAAAAGCCGAGTGGGAAAAGCTTCAGTCCTTCTTGTATGAATACGGCGCAGCCAGTGTGTTAGGACATTACAGTGCCGCACAGGCTACACGTAAAACAGTAGAAGGGTTTGATTATTTCCACTATCCTGTCTACTGGAATGTGAAAGTAGCAAAATAA
- a CDS encoding ABC transporter permease yields the protein MVKNSKLSAISAEMKKEQRSIRMERIKSNYALIIGGASILIISLIAILGPVIISIDPNEMHVASRLKPPGPGYILGADEFGRDLLTRIIYGARVSISVGLFVSTLSSLLGLIIGIYSSYFKVLDHILMRICDGLIAIPGVLLAIALMAALGSSIWNVIIALTVVFTPSIARVVRSSALVASAQPYVEAAKVQGAGDFRILWKNIAPNVLSPLLIQATYVFAQAILSEAALSFLGVGIKAPAASWGNILQASKMVLHKAWWMVAFPGTAVIISVLSLNLLGDGLRDYFDPRTATIRRKKDFAKQE from the coding sequence ATGGTGAAAAATTCAAAGCTTTCAGCCATAAGCGCTGAAATGAAAAAAGAACAGCGAAGCATCAGAATGGAAAGGATAAAGTCTAATTATGCATTAATAATAGGCGGTGCTTCTATTCTTATCATCAGCCTCATTGCAATTTTAGGGCCGGTCATAATTTCAATAGATCCAAATGAAATGCATGTTGCCAGCCGGCTTAAGCCTCCCGGTCCCGGTTACATTTTGGGAGCTGATGAATTTGGTCGGGATCTTTTAACAAGAATCATTTACGGCGCCCGGGTATCCATCAGTGTAGGGCTTTTTGTTTCGACTTTATCATCACTGCTGGGATTAATCATCGGTATATACTCCAGTTATTTTAAGGTATTGGATCATATTCTCATGCGTATATGCGACGGACTTATCGCTATTCCCGGTGTGCTGCTGGCAATTGCCCTTATGGCTGCCTTAGGCTCATCCATCTGGAATGTCATAATTGCCTTGACGGTGGTCTTTACGCCAAGCATTGCCCGCGTCGTACGCTCAAGCGCACTTGTAGCTTCGGCGCAGCCTTATGTGGAGGCGGCAAAAGTACAGGGCGCAGGTGATTTTCGTATTTTATGGAAAAACATTGCGCCAAATGTGCTCTCTCCTCTTTTGATACAGGCCACTTACGTATTTGCTCAGGCTATTCTCTCAGAAGCTGCTTTGAGCTTTTTGGGAGTAGGGATTAAGGCCCCCGCTGCCAGCTGGGGGAATATACTGCAAGCCAGCAAAATGGTTCTTCATAAAGCGTGGTGGATGGTTGCCTTTCCCGGCACCGCAGTCATTATATCCGTTCTCAGCCTGAATCTTTTGGGAGACGGACTAAGGGATTATTTTGATCCACGTACAGCAACCATACGCAGAAAAAAAGACTTTGCAAAACAGGAGTAA
- a CDS encoding ABC transporter ATP-binding protein translates to MSKLLVEVISLKKKFPVYGPFGKLMGAKSYVNAISNVSFKLYEGETYGLVGESGSGKTTAGRAILGLTKVDSGKVLYKEHDLTKLSPKEFRPLRKDLQLVFQDPFSSLNPQQRIGSLLEEPLIIQKIGDGEQRREMVLEILDKVGLPLEHYFRFPHELSGGQIQRLGLARALIINPKVIVCDEPVSSLDVSIQAQILNMLNKLQKTMKLSMLFITHDISVVRYISTRIGVMYLGTIVEEALTDDLFERPLHPYTKALFSAVPDISSRKERSRIILHGEIPTHTDAFWGCAFHARCPSATEKCRQETPSVREVYPDHFTACHYV, encoded by the coding sequence ATGAGTAAACTCCTTGTTGAAGTAATCAGCCTGAAAAAGAAGTTTCCCGTGTATGGCCCATTTGGCAAACTCATGGGAGCAAAATCCTATGTAAATGCCATATCAAATGTTTCATTTAAGCTATACGAAGGAGAAACCTACGGACTGGTAGGCGAATCCGGCTCGGGGAAGACCACCGCCGGGCGGGCTATCTTGGGCCTGACAAAAGTGGATTCCGGCAAAGTTTTATATAAGGAGCATGATCTGACCAAATTATCTCCCAAAGAGTTCCGGCCATTACGCAAGGATTTGCAGCTGGTATTTCAGGATCCTTTTTCTTCTCTAAATCCGCAGCAAAGGATCGGCAGTCTTTTAGAAGAGCCCTTAATAATTCAAAAAATCGGTGACGGCGAGCAGCGCAGGGAAATGGTACTTGAAATTCTTGATAAAGTAGGTCTCCCTTTGGAGCATTATTTCAGGTTTCCTCATGAGCTTTCCGGGGGCCAGATTCAGCGCCTTGGGCTGGCCAGGGCGCTGATCATAAACCCCAAGGTCATCGTTTGTGACGAGCCCGTATCCTCCCTTGATGTTTCAATTCAGGCTCAGATTTTGAATATGCTGAATAAACTGCAAAAAACCATGAAGCTTTCTATGCTTTTTATTACCCATGATATAAGCGTCGTCCGCTATATTTCCACCCGAATCGGCGTCATGTATCTGGGAACTATCGTTGAGGAGGCGCTCACGGATGACTTGTTTGAAAGACCTCTTCATCCTTATACCAAGGCATTGTTCTCCGCCGTGCCTGATATCTCTTCCCGTAAGGAAAGAAGCCGTATAATTCTTCACGGCGAGATTCCCACCCATACCGATGCTTTTTGGGGCTGCGCTTTTCATGCCAGATGCCCCAGCGCAACGGAAAAATGCAGACAGGAAACCCCGTCAGTACGTGAAGTTTATCCAGACCACTTTACCGCCTGTCATTATGTATAA
- a CDS encoding ABC transporter ATP-binding protein — translation MEHKPLLEIKNLKAYFHTRKGRLPAVDGVDLKVEPGEIIGIVGESGSGKSVMSQSILRLHEYNSPIDYEGEILFEGEDILSMSKLKLREVRGNRIAIIFQDPLTSLNPVYTVGNQLDEVLTQHKKLSAADARRRTIELLKKTGIASPERCVRQYPHELSGGMQQRIMIAMALACEPKLLIADEPTTALDVTIQAQILELILELNRELGTAVLLITHDMGVLSEACTSVRVMYLGQVVEEAETDELFENPLHPYTKGLLQSIPRMNYDRTKELHVIPGTVPPLSEIPSGCHFSTRCPYAEARCFQREPPIFDAQGENHWVKCWLAKEELL, via the coding sequence ATGGAGCATAAACCACTTCTAGAAATAAAAAATTTAAAAGCATATTTTCATACGCGAAAAGGCAGACTTCCCGCAGTGGATGGAGTGGATCTTAAGGTAGAACCCGGGGAAATCATAGGCATTGTTGGCGAATCCGGCTCCGGCAAAAGCGTAATGTCTCAATCTATTCTGCGTCTGCACGAATACAATTCGCCCATCGATTACGAAGGGGAAATACTGTTTGAGGGAGAAGACATCTTATCTATGTCTAAGCTTAAGCTCAGGGAAGTGCGGGGCAACAGAATTGCTATTATTTTTCAGGATCCGCTGACTTCTCTTAACCCTGTTTACACTGTAGGCAATCAATTAGACGAGGTACTGACTCAGCACAAAAAATTATCAGCAGCTGATGCCAGAAGGCGTACCATTGAACTGTTAAAAAAGACGGGTATTGCCAGTCCAGAGCGCTGTGTCAGACAATATCCCCATGAATTATCCGGCGGTATGCAGCAGCGTATAATGATTGCTATGGCACTGGCCTGTGAGCCCAAGCTTTTAATTGCTGACGAACCTACCACAGCTCTGGATGTTACCATACAGGCACAGATTCTGGAGTTGATTCTTGAACTCAATAGGGAACTGGGTACAGCTGTTTTACTCATAACTCACGACATGGGGGTTTTGTCTGAAGCATGCACCAGTGTGCGCGTTATGTATTTAGGGCAGGTCGTAGAAGAGGCAGAGACAGATGAGTTATTCGAAAATCCGCTGCATCCATATACCAAAGGATTGCTTCAGTCAATCCCTAGGATGAATTATGACAGAACTAAAGAACTCCATGTGATACCCGGAACGGTACCTCCTTTATCCGAAATTCCTTCCGGCTGCCATTTTTCCACAAGGTGCCCATATGCAGAGGCGCGCTGTTTTCAAAGAGAACCTCCTATTTTTGATGCTCAAGGAGAGAATCACTGGGTCAAATGCTGGCTTGCAAAGGAGGAATTGCTATGA